Proteins found in one Polyodon spathula isolate WHYD16114869_AA chromosome 42, ASM1765450v1, whole genome shotgun sequence genomic segment:
- the LOC121305254 gene encoding von Willebrand factor A domain-containing protein 5A-like, which yields MRDCCGLLTLKNEPVPLKGITVQVKVQGFVADVCSTLSYENSESSPVEAVFVFPMEEDSSVYDFHAEIGGVKIQAEIREKQEARDTYDDALSSGQQAFLLEESDESRDVFRLSVGSLPAGQKASVCLSYVTELAVEADGALRYCLPAVLNPRYTPAGSESLTAPVSGASGGPVPYSLSFSAHLASPSGVAQVKSNCDLTPLEYLGDDKTQAQVSLSPGHMFDRDVELLVYYSHPHQPTAILEGGLASATPGSLMGDPLVMLSLYPEFPAAASTPQSSCGEFIFLVDRSGSMDCPMSSEKADPKRIQSARDTLLLLLKSLPLGCFFNIYGFGSHFEAFFPESVAYTQQTMDDALGKVKGMGADFGGTEILEPLKDIYSKACRPGHPRQLFVFTDGEVGNTKYVINEVKKHAGTHRCFTFGIGEGASTALIKGMARAGSGHPEFITGQDRMQPKVMQSLRFALQPAVSNIVLDWDVPAGLEVVPVSETPKVLFRGHRSILYAQLKGKFDESALGRASLQYSLGDEPHKTEISFKLQPDKHTGLTTHRLAARTLIRSLEEGGSVEGEGGDKVKERVVKISTEARVISTHTAFVAVNKDLNQAVQGPLIHRNIRPQMRMRSSKMLMQSCMMQSCSIPKIRVRGGGFGAPANFQPKAMRLGGASAAMPPMVMQQRCAQMSYCAVNKCDETGPELEKEDPVLTLISLQRADGSWELNESLVSVFEKTEQEAISKMPAEVSDRAVWATVLALLWLHGFRADLKEEWEFLAKKALSWVKAQAGASLKSCLEAGNSLLGSKVEPQTLSL from the exons ATGAGAGACTGTTGTGGGCTTTTGACGTTGAAAAATGAACCAG TGCCTCTGAAGGGGATCACTGTGCAGGTGAAGGTCCAAGGCTTTGTAGCGGATGTCTGCTCCACTCTCAGCTATGAGAACTCAGAGTCCAGCCCGGTGGAGGCTGTCTTCGTGTTTCCCATGGAGGAGGACTCCTCGGTCTACGACTTCCACGCCGAGATCGGGGGGGTCAAAATCCAAGCTGAGATCCGAGAGAAACAGGAG GCGCGTGACACCTATGACGACGCCTTGAGCAGCGGACAGCAAGCCTTCCTATTGGAGGAGAGCGATGAGAGCCGGGACGTGTTCAGGCTGAGCGTGGGCAGTCTGCCCGCGGGTCAGAaagcgtctgtctgtctgtcctacgTGACAGAGCTGGCTGTGGAAGCGGACGGGGCTCTGAGATACTGCCTGCCTGCCGTCCTGAACCCCCGATACACCCCTGCTG GCTCCGAgtccctgactgctccagtgtcCGGAGCCTCTGGAGGGCCGGTGCCCTACTCTCTATCTTTCAGTGCCCACCTCGCCTCTCCCAGTGGAGTCGCCCAGGTGAAATCCAACTGTGACCTCACGCCTCTGGAGTACCTCGGAGACGACAAGACCCAGGCCCAG gtctcgCTGTCTCCAGGTCACATGTTTGACCGGGATGTGGAGCTGCTGGTTTACTACAGCCACCCCCACCAGCCCACTGCTATTCTGGAGGGAGGGCTCGCCTCGGCCACGCCCG GCTCACTGATGGGGGACCCGCTGGTGATGCTCAGCCTCTACCCAGAATTCCCTGCGGCTGCGTCGACGCCCCAGTCCAGCTGTGGAGAGTTCATCTTCCTGGTGGATCGCTCGGGCAGCATGGACTGTCCAATGAGCAGTGAGAAAGCAGATCCAAAACGCATTCAAAGCGCCCGG GACACCTTGTTGCTTCTTCTCAAGAGCCTGCCCCTGGGCTGTTTCTTCAATATCTACGGCTTTGGGTCACACTTCGAGGCGTTCTTCCC GGAGAGTGTTGCGTACACTCAGCAGACGATGGACGATGCTCTGGGGAAGGTGAAAGGGATGGGAGCTGATTTTGGAGGGACGGAGATCCTGGAGCCACTGAAAGACATTTACAGCAAAGCCTGCCGACCAGGACACCCCAGACAG ctgtttGTCTTCACAGATGGAGAAGTAGGGAACACAAAGTATGTCATTAATGAAGTCAAGAAGCATGCTGGCACACACAG GTGCTTCACGTTTGGGATTGGAGAAGGAGCCTCCACGGCTCTGATCAAAGGCATGGCACGGGCAGGATCAGGTCACCCTGAGTTCATTACGGGCCAGGACAGGATGCAGCCCAAG GTGATGCAGAGTCTGAGATTCGCACTCCAGCCCGCTGTCAGTAACATTGTCCTCGACTGGGACGTCCCGGCTGGACTGGAGGTCGTTCCTGTGTCTGAAACGCCAAAGGTCCTCTTCCGGGGTCACAGGTCAATCCTGTACGCGCAGCTCAAAGGAAAG tttgACGAGAGTGCGTTGGGTCGAGCGAGTCTTCAGTACAGTCTGGGAGACGAGCCCCACAAAACAGAGATCAGCTTCAAACTGCAGCCGGACAAGCACACTGG ACTGACGACTCACCGCCTGGCCGCACGGACTCTGATCCGCTCCCTGGAGGAAGGAGGGAGCGTGGAGGGAGAGGGCGGAGACAAGGTGAAGGAGAGAGTGGTGAAGATTAGCACTGAGGCCCGAGTCATCTCAACGCACACTGCCTTCGTCGCTGTGAACAAGGACCTGAATCAGGCTGTGCAGGGACCTCTGATCCACAGGAACATCAGGCCACAAA tGAGGATGCGTTCTTCCAAAATGCTGATGCAGTCTTGTATGATGCAGTCGTGTTCCATTCCAAAGATCAGAGTGCGTGGTGGTGGCTTTGGCGCTCCTGCAAATTTCCAACCAAAGGCAATGCGGCTGGGTGGAGCATCTGCAGCTATGCCACCAATGGTAATGCAGCAGCGGTGTGCCCAGATGAGTTATTGTGCTGTCAATAAGTGCGATGAAACTGGGCCAGAACTGG aAAAAGAGGACCCCGTGCTAACGCTGATCTCCCTGCAGAGAGCCGACGGCTCCTGGGAGCTCAACGAATCGCTCGTTTCTGTGTTTGAGAAAACGGAGCAAGAAGCCATCAGCAAAATGCCAGCCGAG gtgagTGACAGGGCCGTGTGGGCGACGGTGCTGGCGTTGCTATGGCTACACGGCTTCAGGGCGGATCTAAAGGAGGAGTGGGAGTTCCTGGCAAAGAAAGCGCTCTCCTGGGTCAAAGCACAAGCAG GGGCCAGTTTGAAGTCGTGTCTGGAAGCAGGGAACAGTCTCCTTGGCTCCAAGGTGGAGCCACAGACACTCTCTCTGTGA